Proteins encoded in a region of the Oscarella lobularis chromosome 5, ooOscLobu1.1, whole genome shotgun sequence genome:
- the LOC136187618 gene encoding ataxin-2-like isoform X2 — protein sequence MTSVHTTSGRNRGGRASTSSRSERAEANAIAADGIYSNKAFVHAISTLVGLPVEVTVANGNVYSGILKTISPKTEFCLDAVNLKRSVGEDGKKEEDDEGEEDDVDPAHLIPVVFEPRDILHIVAGRVNPGALAKVVESFQTDTEISKCNGVIRDKEFEPWTADEADVNPVSNLEDATKFGGGWDAEDMFRTNRKKFNVKSSYNETMTEYTTPLQREDTDEFRKREERANQLAKEMEKKMVPVDDVGTEEERFSSVPRPRNRNVIKDDSEKGEEEPPPPPPRVETADVKEEPSESSHSGTVVTVQKPNRIREGPNMPPIPEDSALSSQWRKEQMLKNLKSFSENFQLKKVSDESGSGVTQSSEEDQPSTQKQESFTFNPDAKEFCPTAPTFQPSVPPSPPPPQQVMLPAPATPTSPSVSPESQMIVQQQQRTPLLSQFPQQQVYMGPQYMPVQQQNHHHQQQPFPMQQLPLAAPPQAAYGQPARNRGPILVNQPHPSAWQPQMIPVQQMIPQHSVPMVAQPMMAPSSPQMGPSVAWIGGPPAEMFVPAGHQAAVMASPPPPHYGHPQQMSRVMVAHHHHSQQQQQHQHQQQQHQQQQQQLAYSSQYHQATQLAAIHGAPLQHAGAPVLTSQPQGNNDGGGGGGGSGGSVSYARHGHGPQSPVVVVQPTMFPGRNGSYQVGQ from the exons ATGACTTCAGTACACACGACTAGCGGTCGAAATCGGGGCGGAAGAGCCTCTACGAG TTCTCGCAGCGAACGCGCGGAAGCGAACGCG ATCGCCGCAGACGGAATCTACTCCAATAAAGCGTTCGTTCACGCCATTTCGACACTTGTC GGATTGCCCGTCGAAGTGACGGTCGCAAACGGGAATGTCTATTCGGGAATACTAAAAACGATTTCTCCTAAA ACGGAATTCTGTCTCGACGCCGTTAATTTGAAACGATCGGTCGGCGAAGACGGaaaaaaggaggaagacgatgagggggaggaagacgacgttgatcCTGCGCATCTCATTCCCGTCGTTTTCGAACCGAGAGATATTTTGCACATAGTGGCTGGAAGAGTGAATCCGGGCGCTTTAGCAAAAG TTGTCGAGTCGTTTCAGACTGACACGGAAATCAGTAAATGTAATGGGGTTATTCGTGATAAAGAATTCGAG CCGTGGACTGCCGATGAAGCCGACGTGAATCCTGTATCCAATTTAGAAGATGCTACAAAG TTTGGTGGTGGCTGGGATGCTGAGGATATGTTTAGAACGAACAGGAAAAAG TTTAATGTCAAGTCTTCGTATAATGAAACGATGACGGAATATAC GACGCCGCTTCAGCGCGAAGATACGGACGAATTTAGGAAGCGCGAAGAACGGGCCAATCAACTGGCGAAAGAGATGGAG AAGAAGATGGTTCCTGTGGACGATGTTGgcacagaagaagaaag ATTTAGTTCAGTTCCTCGGCCACGGAATAGAAA TGTAATAAAGGATGATAGCGAaaagggggaggaggagccgcctccgccgccgccacgagTAGAAACGGCCGACG TGAAAGAGGAACCAAGTGAGTCTTCTCACTCTGGGACGGTAGTGACTGTGCAAAAA CCCAATCGAATTCGAGAAGGTCCGAATATGCCACCAATTCCAGAAGACAGTGCACTCTCCTCTC AGTGGCGTAAGGAGCAGATGTTGAAAAACTTGAAATCGTTCTCGGAAAACTTCCAATTGAAGAAG GTTTCTGATGAGAGTGGAAGCGGCGTAACGCAGTCAAGTGAAGAAGATCAGCCGTCCACACAAAAACAAGA GTCTTTCACGTTCAATCCAGATGCTAAAGAATTTTGCCCTACCGCGCCAACGTTTCAACCGTccgtgccgccgtcgcctccaCCTCCTCAGCAAGTG ATGCTACCGGCACCCGCGACGCCTACATCGCCGAGCGTCTCTCCCGAATCCCAGATGATTGttcagcaacagcaacgaACGCCGCTATTGAGCCAGTTTCCGCAGCAACAAGTGTACATGGGACCGCAATACATGCCTGTACAGCAGCAGAATCATCATCACCAACAGCAACCTTTTCCAATGCAGCAACTTCCCCTTGCTGCTCCACCCCAAGCCGCTTACGGTCAACCGGCCAGAAATCGAG GACCCATTCTTGTGAATCAACCTCATCCGTCTGCGTGGCAGCCGCAGATGATTCCCGTTCAGCAGATGATACCGCAGCACTCGGTTCCCATGGTAGCTCAGCCAATGATGGCTCCATCGTCGCCTCAG ATGGGACCTTCAGTGGCATGGATAGGAGGCCCTCCCGCTGAGATGTTTG TCCCCGCTGGTCATCAGGCAGCAGTTATGGcgtcaccgccgccacccCACTATGGTCATCCTCAGCAGATGTCAAGGGTGATGGTggctcatcatcatcattctcaacagcagcagcaacaccagcaccaacagcagcagcaccaacagcagcagcagcagcttgCCTATTCATCCCAATATCATCAGGCAACTCAACTTGCTGCTATTCACGGTGCCCCACTGCAGCATGCAGGAGCACCGGTCTTGACTTCACAGCCTCAAGGGAAtaacgacggcggcggcggcggcggtggcagTGGCGGTTCTGTCTCCTATGCACGGCATGGACACGGCCCACAGTCTCCTGTTGTCGTTGTGCAGCCAACTATGTTTCCAGGACGGAATGGAAGTTATCAAGTTGGACAGTAA
- the LOC136187618 gene encoding ataxin-2-like isoform X1 encodes MTSVHTTSGRNRGGRASTSSRSERAEANAIAADGIYSNKAFVHAISTLVGLPVEVTVANGNVYSGILKTISPKTEFCLDAVNLKRSVGEDGKKEEDDEGEEDDVDPAHLIPVVFEPRDILHIVAGRVNPGALAKVVESFQTDTEISKCNGVIRDKEFEPWTADEADVNPVSNLEDATKFGGGWDAEDMFRTNRKKFNVKSSYNETMTEYTTPLQREDTDEFRKREERANQLAKEMEKKMVPVDDVGTEEERFSSVPRPRNRNVIKDDSEKGEEEPPPPPPRVETADVKEEPSESSHSGTVVTVQKPNRIREGPNMPPIPEDSALSSQWRKEQMLKNLKSFSENFQLKKVSDESGSGVTQSSEEDQPSTQKQESFTFNPDAKEFCPTAPTFQPSVPPSPPPPQQVMLPAPATPTSPSVSPESQMIVQQQQRTPLLSQFPQQQVYMGPQYMPVQQQNHHHQQQPFPMQQLPLAAPPQAAYGQPARNRGPILVNQPHPSAWQPQMIPVQQMIPQHSVPMVAQPMMAPSSPQQMGPSVAWIGGPPAEMFVPAGHQAAVMASPPPPHYGHPQQMSRVMVAHHHHSQQQQQHQHQQQQHQQQQQQLAYSSQYHQATQLAAIHGAPLQHAGAPVLTSQPQGNNDGGGGGGGSGGSVSYARHGHGPQSPVVVVQPTMFPGRNGSYQVGQ; translated from the exons ATGACTTCAGTACACACGACTAGCGGTCGAAATCGGGGCGGAAGAGCCTCTACGAG TTCTCGCAGCGAACGCGCGGAAGCGAACGCG ATCGCCGCAGACGGAATCTACTCCAATAAAGCGTTCGTTCACGCCATTTCGACACTTGTC GGATTGCCCGTCGAAGTGACGGTCGCAAACGGGAATGTCTATTCGGGAATACTAAAAACGATTTCTCCTAAA ACGGAATTCTGTCTCGACGCCGTTAATTTGAAACGATCGGTCGGCGAAGACGGaaaaaaggaggaagacgatgagggggaggaagacgacgttgatcCTGCGCATCTCATTCCCGTCGTTTTCGAACCGAGAGATATTTTGCACATAGTGGCTGGAAGAGTGAATCCGGGCGCTTTAGCAAAAG TTGTCGAGTCGTTTCAGACTGACACGGAAATCAGTAAATGTAATGGGGTTATTCGTGATAAAGAATTCGAG CCGTGGACTGCCGATGAAGCCGACGTGAATCCTGTATCCAATTTAGAAGATGCTACAAAG TTTGGTGGTGGCTGGGATGCTGAGGATATGTTTAGAACGAACAGGAAAAAG TTTAATGTCAAGTCTTCGTATAATGAAACGATGACGGAATATAC GACGCCGCTTCAGCGCGAAGATACGGACGAATTTAGGAAGCGCGAAGAACGGGCCAATCAACTGGCGAAAGAGATGGAG AAGAAGATGGTTCCTGTGGACGATGTTGgcacagaagaagaaag ATTTAGTTCAGTTCCTCGGCCACGGAATAGAAA TGTAATAAAGGATGATAGCGAaaagggggaggaggagccgcctccgccgccgccacgagTAGAAACGGCCGACG TGAAAGAGGAACCAAGTGAGTCTTCTCACTCTGGGACGGTAGTGACTGTGCAAAAA CCCAATCGAATTCGAGAAGGTCCGAATATGCCACCAATTCCAGAAGACAGTGCACTCTCCTCTC AGTGGCGTAAGGAGCAGATGTTGAAAAACTTGAAATCGTTCTCGGAAAACTTCCAATTGAAGAAG GTTTCTGATGAGAGTGGAAGCGGCGTAACGCAGTCAAGTGAAGAAGATCAGCCGTCCACACAAAAACAAGA GTCTTTCACGTTCAATCCAGATGCTAAAGAATTTTGCCCTACCGCGCCAACGTTTCAACCGTccgtgccgccgtcgcctccaCCTCCTCAGCAAGTG ATGCTACCGGCACCCGCGACGCCTACATCGCCGAGCGTCTCTCCCGAATCCCAGATGATTGttcagcaacagcaacgaACGCCGCTATTGAGCCAGTTTCCGCAGCAACAAGTGTACATGGGACCGCAATACATGCCTGTACAGCAGCAGAATCATCATCACCAACAGCAACCTTTTCCAATGCAGCAACTTCCCCTTGCTGCTCCACCCCAAGCCGCTTACGGTCAACCGGCCAGAAATCGAG GACCCATTCTTGTGAATCAACCTCATCCGTCTGCGTGGCAGCCGCAGATGATTCCCGTTCAGCAGATGATACCGCAGCACTCGGTTCCCATGGTAGCTCAGCCAATGATGGCTCCATCGTCGCCTCAG CAGATGGGACCTTCAGTGGCATGGATAGGAGGCCCTCCCGCTGAGATGTTTG TCCCCGCTGGTCATCAGGCAGCAGTTATGGcgtcaccgccgccacccCACTATGGTCATCCTCAGCAGATGTCAAGGGTGATGGTggctcatcatcatcattctcaacagcagcagcaacaccagcaccaacagcagcagcaccaacagcagcagcagcagcttgCCTATTCATCCCAATATCATCAGGCAACTCAACTTGCTGCTATTCACGGTGCCCCACTGCAGCATGCAGGAGCACCGGTCTTGACTTCACAGCCTCAAGGGAAtaacgacggcggcggcggcggcggtggcagTGGCGGTTCTGTCTCCTATGCACGGCATGGACACGGCCCACAGTCTCCTGTTGTCGTTGTGCAGCCAACTATGTTTCCAGGACGGAATGGAAGTTATCAAGTTGGACAGTAA
- the LOC136187617 gene encoding ankyrin repeat domain-containing protein 13B-like isoform X1, whose amino-acid sequence MARYVLSFRPYRNVNEYYRCNERRGPGFIMDAYPLHWFVWRDDAARLERHISMHKEEMERKDKRGRTPLHLAVSLGRTECARVLLANGADVTAENATKYTVFNEAISTGISELVECVLQCRDFRLGIEGAQAIPHLMERVQQSPDFYVEMTWEFSSWVPFLSRACPSDTYRIWKKGANVRIDTSLIGFDNMSWIRGNKRFLFKGDNTKTVFMEIDLDKKIVHQEIFDIRKRTDPIQAATPRPKAVAACLSNPNVSTVLHSDNISFSRAKSGLLGFRSDRTEDVGRYSAKVFSACDVEFVTRTRTEHLSEAEKRKFKGNRPSLHHHHKNFVYMYVGGGLKKLLGLSGDSDQEKTEENASATARPSFDGNPRRMSPDEYFRPGPNFKSGEHDIGRKPEVSVSSQKFKATLWMADEFPLSLGDQVLPVIELLAANISHFAKLRDFIHLHLPGGFPVKIEIPLFHVLNAVVTFSNINGSDKDAVGVKRTPSGNDSRLQSDRYQDPVAPSGPLQREGLRKRGGDVAVWKSSESSTAEFVDNSQRRSKIEIAANVFDVPKGLRTSGSSDSVGGGNGGSSTRIDSSAADESDELLQYAIQQSLLDSKCEENRNERERREAEVTRAAPPITEDEELRAIKQSMTFEPVDQRQSHGSPLRRDDYNVAMALRASEESERQRQQEEDELQRILKLSLTDK is encoded by the exons ATGGCTCGCTACGTTCTCTCTTTCCGCCCGTACCGAAATGTGAATGAGTATTATCGTTGCAACGAACGTCGTGGGCCCGGATTCATTATGGACGCGTATCCTCTCCACTGGTTCGTGtggcgagacgacgccgctcgGCTCGAAAGGCACATTTCCATGCACAAA GAGGAAATGGAACGAAAAGACAAACGAGGTCGAACTCCCCTTCACCTTGCCGTCAGTCTCGGCCGCACGGAATGTGCTCGCGTTCTTTTGGCCAACGGAGCCGACGTCACGgccgaaaacgcgacgaaatatACCG TTTTTAACGAGGCTATCAGCACTGGAATTTCGGAGCTGGTCGAGTGCGTGCTCCAGTGCCGCGACTTTAGGCTTGGCATTGAGGGGGCTCAGGCAATTCCTCATCTCATGGAACGAGTGCAGCAG AGTCCCGATTTTTACGTCGAAATGACGTGGGAATTCAGCAGTTGGG TTCCTTTTCTGTCTCGAGCGTGTCCAAGCGACACGTATCGAATATGGAAAAAAG GAGCTAACGTTCGCATCGATACCTCATTGATTGGATTTGACAATATGTCTTGGATTCGAGGCAATAAGAGATTCCTTTTCAAAGGAGACA ACACAAAAACGGTTTTTATGGAAATCGATTTGGATAAGAAAATCGTGCATCaagaaatatttgacatTCG aaaaagaacaGATCCAATTCAAGCTGCCACTCCCCGTCCAAAAGCCGTCGCTGCCTGTCTATCGAACCCCAACGTGTCTACCGTGCTTCATTCGGATAACATATCGTTTTCTCG AGCCAAGAGTGGGTTATTGGGATTTCGCTCTGACCGAACTGAAGACGTCGGCAGATACTCAGCAAAG GTTTTCTCCGCttgtgacgtcgaattcgtcaCCCGAACGCGCACAGAGCATCTATCGGAAgcggaaaagagaaaattcaaaggTAACCGACCTTcacttcatcatcatcacaaAAACTTTGTATATATGTACGTAGGCGGTGGGCTGAAAAAGCTGCTTGGCCTCAGCGGAGATTCGGACCAGGAAAAGACAGAGGAGAAT GCTtctgcgacggcgaggcCAAGTTTCGATGGCAATCCTCGTCGCATGTCTCCAGACGAATATTTTAGACCGGGTCCCAATTTCAAATCGGGAGAACACG ATATTGGACGAAAACCCGAAGTAAGCGTTAGTTCGCAAAAATTCAAGGCCACTCTTTGGATGGCCGACGAGTTTCCGCTTTCGCTCGGCGATCAAGTTCTGCCCGTGATTGAACTACTGGCTGCCAATATTAGTCACTTTGCGAAGCTGAGGGATTTCATTCATCTACATCTTCCCGGCGGATTTCCAGTGAAAATAG aaattcCTCTCTTTCACGTGCTGAATGCAGTCGTGACGTTTTCGAATATAAATGGTTCGGATAAGGACGCCGTGGGAGTCAAACGAACGCCATCAGGAAATGATTCCCGCTTGCAATCGGACCGCTATCAAGATCCAGTTGCTCCCTCCGGTCCTCTTCAACGCGAGG GCTTAAGGAAACGGGGAGGAGACGTCGCCGTATGGAAAAGCTCCGAGTCGTCAACGGCCGAATTTGTTGATAATAGTCAACGGCGTTCGAAAATAGAAATAGCAGCCAACGTGTTCGACGTGCCCAAAGGACTGCGCACTTCTGGTTCGTCCGacagcgtcggcggcggcaacggcgggAGTTCGACGAGAATTGACTCGTCAGCGGcggacgagagcgacgagcttcTGCAGTACGCCATACAGCAAAGTCTGCTCGATTCAAAATGTGAAGAGAATCgaaatgaaagagaaagaagagaagcggAAGTGACTCGAGCTGCACCGCCAATaacagaagacgaagaacttAG agCTATCAAGCAGAGCATGACGTTTGAGCCTGTGGATCAACGTCAATCGCATGGCAGCcctcttcgacgagacgattaTAATGTCGCCATGGCGCTGAGAGCGTCGGAAGAGAGcgaaaggcaaaggcagcagGAGGAAGATGAATTGCAACGCATTCTCAAACTCTCGCTGACTGACAAATGA
- the LOC136187627 gene encoding protein PAXX-like yields the protein MSEKKFEKVVQAGGKKFICCARWLEGEQALSLSATDGIDVWKVVKSPDELPGNSDDDRDSDLETALLARIGNAFGDGGSLVVAVQPDRLSLTLGSSLQTIDLFEAASSARKHELQYVVFRLADLVTDLRQKLEKSQEKIGELERVRLSSPDATAPTFVGESDSRQRTTKPKVKRQQGSSLINPGSKRKKAAAGVQYD from the exons ATGTCCGAGAAGAAGTTTGAAAAAGTGGTGCAAGCTGGCGGAAAGAAATTTATCTGCTGCGCCCGATGGCTCGAGGGCGAGCAGGCTCTTTCACTCTC AGCGACAGATGGCATTGACGTCTGGAAAGTAGTAAAATCTCCGGATGAGCTG CCTGGAAACTCTGATGACGACCGTGATAGCGATCTTGAGACGGCACTTTTAGCCAGGATAGG GAATGCCTTTGGAGATGGAGGGTCTCTTGTTGTGGCTGTGCAGCCCGATCGACTGTCTTTGACTCTTGGCTCGTCACTTCAAACGATTGACCTGTTTGAAGCGGCATCTAGTGCGCGAAAGCACGAGCTGCAatacgtcgtctttcgattGGCAGACTTGGTGACAGATCTTCGACAAAAATTAGAAA AatcacaagaaaaaatcggtGAACTGGAAAGAGTGAGG CTCTCTTCCCCTGATGCCACCGCACCGACGTTTGTCGGAG AATCAGACAGCAGACAGAGGACAACGAAACCGAAGGTCAAACGACAACAAGGTTCAAGTCTAATCAACCCCGGCAGCAAACG AAAGAAGGCAGCAGCTGGAGTTCAATATGACTAA
- the LOC136187617 gene encoding ankyrin repeat domain-containing protein 13B-like isoform X2: MARYVLSFRPYRNVNEYYRCNERRGPGFIMDAYPLHWFVWRDDAARLERHISMHKEEMERKDKRGRTPLHLAVSLGRTECARVLLANGADVTAENATKYTVFNEAISTGISELVECVLQCRDFRLGIEGAQAIPHLMERVQQSPDFYVEMTWEFSSWVPFLSRACPSDTYRIWKKGANVRIDTSLIGFDNMSWIRGNKRFLFKGDNTKTVFMEIDLDKKIVHQEIFDIRKRTDPIQAATPRPKAVAACLSNPNVSTVLHSDNISFSRAKSGLLGFRSDRTEDVGRYSAKVFSACDVEFVTRTRTEHLSEAEKRKFKGGGLKKLLGLSGDSDQEKTEENASATARPSFDGNPRRMSPDEYFRPGPNFKSGEHDIGRKPEVSVSSQKFKATLWMADEFPLSLGDQVLPVIELLAANISHFAKLRDFIHLHLPGGFPVKIEIPLFHVLNAVVTFSNINGSDKDAVGVKRTPSGNDSRLQSDRYQDPVAPSGPLQREGLRKRGGDVAVWKSSESSTAEFVDNSQRRSKIEIAANVFDVPKGLRTSGSSDSVGGGNGGSSTRIDSSAADESDELLQYAIQQSLLDSKCEENRNERERREAEVTRAAPPITEDEELRAIKQSMTFEPVDQRQSHGSPLRRDDYNVAMALRASEESERQRQQEEDELQRILKLSLTDK; the protein is encoded by the exons ATGGCTCGCTACGTTCTCTCTTTCCGCCCGTACCGAAATGTGAATGAGTATTATCGTTGCAACGAACGTCGTGGGCCCGGATTCATTATGGACGCGTATCCTCTCCACTGGTTCGTGtggcgagacgacgccgctcgGCTCGAAAGGCACATTTCCATGCACAAA GAGGAAATGGAACGAAAAGACAAACGAGGTCGAACTCCCCTTCACCTTGCCGTCAGTCTCGGCCGCACGGAATGTGCTCGCGTTCTTTTGGCCAACGGAGCCGACGTCACGgccgaaaacgcgacgaaatatACCG TTTTTAACGAGGCTATCAGCACTGGAATTTCGGAGCTGGTCGAGTGCGTGCTCCAGTGCCGCGACTTTAGGCTTGGCATTGAGGGGGCTCAGGCAATTCCTCATCTCATGGAACGAGTGCAGCAG AGTCCCGATTTTTACGTCGAAATGACGTGGGAATTCAGCAGTTGGG TTCCTTTTCTGTCTCGAGCGTGTCCAAGCGACACGTATCGAATATGGAAAAAAG GAGCTAACGTTCGCATCGATACCTCATTGATTGGATTTGACAATATGTCTTGGATTCGAGGCAATAAGAGATTCCTTTTCAAAGGAGACA ACACAAAAACGGTTTTTATGGAAATCGATTTGGATAAGAAAATCGTGCATCaagaaatatttgacatTCG aaaaagaacaGATCCAATTCAAGCTGCCACTCCCCGTCCAAAAGCCGTCGCTGCCTGTCTATCGAACCCCAACGTGTCTACCGTGCTTCATTCGGATAACATATCGTTTTCTCG AGCCAAGAGTGGGTTATTGGGATTTCGCTCTGACCGAACTGAAGACGTCGGCAGATACTCAGCAAAG GTTTTCTCCGCttgtgacgtcgaattcgtcaCCCGAACGCGCACAGAGCATCTATCGGAAgcggaaaagagaaaattcaaag GCGGTGGGCTGAAAAAGCTGCTTGGCCTCAGCGGAGATTCGGACCAGGAAAAGACAGAGGAGAAT GCTtctgcgacggcgaggcCAAGTTTCGATGGCAATCCTCGTCGCATGTCTCCAGACGAATATTTTAGACCGGGTCCCAATTTCAAATCGGGAGAACACG ATATTGGACGAAAACCCGAAGTAAGCGTTAGTTCGCAAAAATTCAAGGCCACTCTTTGGATGGCCGACGAGTTTCCGCTTTCGCTCGGCGATCAAGTTCTGCCCGTGATTGAACTACTGGCTGCCAATATTAGTCACTTTGCGAAGCTGAGGGATTTCATTCATCTACATCTTCCCGGCGGATTTCCAGTGAAAATAG aaattcCTCTCTTTCACGTGCTGAATGCAGTCGTGACGTTTTCGAATATAAATGGTTCGGATAAGGACGCCGTGGGAGTCAAACGAACGCCATCAGGAAATGATTCCCGCTTGCAATCGGACCGCTATCAAGATCCAGTTGCTCCCTCCGGTCCTCTTCAACGCGAGG GCTTAAGGAAACGGGGAGGAGACGTCGCCGTATGGAAAAGCTCCGAGTCGTCAACGGCCGAATTTGTTGATAATAGTCAACGGCGTTCGAAAATAGAAATAGCAGCCAACGTGTTCGACGTGCCCAAAGGACTGCGCACTTCTGGTTCGTCCGacagcgtcggcggcggcaacggcgggAGTTCGACGAGAATTGACTCGTCAGCGGcggacgagagcgacgagcttcTGCAGTACGCCATACAGCAAAGTCTGCTCGATTCAAAATGTGAAGAGAATCgaaatgaaagagaaagaagagaagcggAAGTGACTCGAGCTGCACCGCCAATaacagaagacgaagaacttAG agCTATCAAGCAGAGCATGACGTTTGAGCCTGTGGATCAACGTCAATCGCATGGCAGCcctcttcgacgagacgattaTAATGTCGCCATGGCGCTGAGAGCGTCGGAAGAGAGcgaaaggcaaaggcagcagGAGGAAGATGAATTGCAACGCATTCTCAAACTCTCGCTGACTGACAAATGA